CAAAATCAACCATCACCAAAACTCGTGAACTAATAGAAATTTAGGGCAATTACTATTCGCAATAAAGGAATGTAGCGGTGAAGTGGAGTACTAAATTAGGAATCAATTCACCATGGCATAACCTATATTTATTGGTGTATCTatattaaattaaatatatatatatatatatatatatgtatatataaatgcatatatacggttcggatcggtttgAAACCGCAACCGTTAAtgtaaatccacaaaccaaaccatataactcggttttgaattttttaaaaccaagaccaaaccacactacttaaaaaccaaacaaaataattcggtttggattgatttggactggattcacggtttaAGGGATTATTTGCTTACCCCTACTAGTAATTAATTCGTTTAGGAAACACTTAACTGGGGAGGATTTAGTTAATTAGAGCCCATGTATGGGTGACTGCTTAACGGTCCATTAAAAAAGGACTGGGAGATCCCCATTGAGAACCCCTTATTATTttatgtttcaaaaatattttggaaattaaaCAAGAGAGTTAGGTTGTACGTACCTCTCAATTCTACACAACTAAATACTTCGTATAATGGTGATAGCATACAAAGATATCGCATATGTGATCGCTAATCGCATACGTGATCACTAATTGAGAGATACGTGTATCTTATTATTTAGTTCCATATGTTATGAGATTTTTAATTTGCTTGCGTAAGATTGCGACTTTATAGGGCCTTGCGTATGTCTTCCTAATTGCATATTCAGGTTCTGTTCACTATCTGGGTAGTTTTACATGGTTTGAGTTTTTACCGTTtcttttgtagatttttttcccaattgtttttttttttttttctaaatttgtaatcaatctagttttcttttctaaaagaataaTAGATGAAATTAATCTTGTGCTTCACCCACGTGAAATAACGGCCTTGAGAATTTTCGTGCGTTTCTTGGGTAGGAAGATGCAAATAAATAGATATTGGTGGAAGTATAAGGTCAAGAGAAATATTCTTACTTGAGAATTGCACTACTTGTCACACTGATAGATTTCTTGAAAGAGTCGTCGTTTATTTAATTGTTTAGGtacgcatatatatataaatattccAGTCATTTGGGTTGTTGAATATAGACGGAATATGGAGCAAAAGAGAATATATATTatgagagagataaaaaaagaaaaaaaaaagtacttccGAGTTTAGGCTACAGAtttattatcttcttttttatctcattgaaattaCTCGAACAATAtagcaaaattttcttttgtccGTGGATTTAACAACGTAATTTCTGTGGTATTCGTGTTCTTTGTGTTtgcttaattttcattttttactatCCTTTCATTCTAAACACACCCTCAATTCTCCTGTCCTTCCATTTCTTCATGTTCTGTACTAGGTGGgacagaaatgaaaaataaaaactgtgcGAGCCCTAAGCTCAGCCTTTCAGCAAACCCAAAAGGACCCACGCTGCACCTTCCTGCGCCGGCAACgcgtgcctctctctctctctctctctcacacacacacacacatgtgcaTTTGTTTTCATGTGTGTAATGTTTCGTTCCTATACATTTAACTGCACAGAGATTGAGAGAGTAATGGCGGAACAAGAATTTTACATCGAGCGGGGCCGacttaagaaattattttcattgaaaaatatgaaCAGCATATCATGTAACTTTTGTACTACATTACTATATTGTATACaacattgttttgtttttcagttGACAATTGCAATACTCATGTGTGGTTATTTTCATCTATtaaaaaaagtgagaaaatttTAGTACATGACAATGTagaataaatataatttttgataAGATCGCATCAAAAGTATTTAAATTTTCAGAGATTTGTATACTGATTATATAAATAGTACTAATTATCTTATATATAATATtaacaaaattctaaaattggGAGGTGGCCGGGGCCCCTCGGGCCCTTAAGTACCTCCGCCACCGAGAGAAAGTACATATTGAATTAAAGGAGGTCGCAAGTGCGACGTGCTAATTAGATGCCTCTTGTGCCTTATGCTGTTCATTGCTTTTATCTGGACACTTTAGGTCCTCAGGTTATATTGGGCTTTGTGTATCTGGTTGTACAATTCCAACTTTTAATTGAACTCCCTTTCTCttttcctaatttaattgttacttttaccgataaaaaaaatagtagtttTAACTTTTACCACCACCAAACAACTACTCCTataataaaagcaaaaaaaaaaaatatctaacaCCCCTCCGTCTTCGAGTGTTAAACCCATATTTTAAACCAACCACGTGGTAAATGTCAAATACTACTAGTAATTTTTATTAATCTGCCCATCTTATAGATCTAATCATATTCTAGCCTGGTTCCCCGGATCTGAGCGGTACTCCatttattgagaaaaaatgATGCATGAGTCTTCCAATCAAATTCACTCTAGGGTCTTTCAATCAATTTAAATTTGCAAAATCTTGAcataataaatattaaaagtGCAAAAAAGAAACATGTATCACTTTAGAATGCCGACGTATATTATTTTTGATTAGTCAGTTTATCTGTCCCACAGTGCAGTAGTGTCATTGTATTCAATTATTTCATTATGTTGAAGTAACATAAAATGCACTTGAGTCACTATACTGCCGTAACAAACTCCTTCGCCTCATTTATTTggacatttttggaaaattttgtcatttctcaataaaatataaatgctactgcatataattttttttaaatgtttgcatcaatttaaaaaactaattgagatccttaaattggtttaaaaaaatacttcgTATGTCCAAAAGTATTTAATCATCATATTGTTAAAAAAACTCCAGCCGGTAAGAGTCCATTCTTCTCAATCATGTCTTTAACAAATTTAGACCACTTATTGTTTATATCGCAGATCCACAAAGATCAAAGGTACgaagtatgagagagagagagagagagagagagagagagagagagagagagagagagagagagagagagagagagagagagagagagagagagagagagagagagagagtatctttgtttagctttttgtcaaaaaaattttaacaaacATTCGTCTCATTGAGAggaatagataaaaaaaaaaaaagaaccgtGAAATAAAGTTAATACAAAACAatattaacaattaaaaaatgcagttgtttcaaaaaaatttcgtttttagtggcctttttttttttatcacagtTATTTGAATATTAGACTCCTCTCGTCGTGACTCGTGACGaatcattatttcaaaaaaattaacccaaatctaataaaatttaTGACCACACAAATTTAGACTATAAAGGATTAGTGAAAACACACCTGGACTTCACGAGGGCAAAGTTGGGAAAAAGTGAAAAGGATTAAACGCACTATTAGAAAAAAACCCAATATCCAAAGTCGCATGTGTTATCAGAATTATAATAAGGGATTATCCAGGCACATATATGTCAGAGAtaggaaaaataattaattagtttttttttttgatccgcaaataattaattagtttaATGATATGGAATTATAATATGGCTGCGTCGCTGGACTTGTCTGGGGGGCATATCTCTTTCACAAAACCGGAATCACATTGGCCAAGGCACtgggattttgttttcttgtttggcATGCCCGCCCCAAAATGCCCACATAAATCGCTTCGTTTTCTGTGTCCAAAATCAAAGGAATCTTTAAAAATTCTCCCTCTTCAGTTTCATATCTTGCTCTGTGTCTACTAGAttgcgtgtatatatatactagtgggAATATTTATCAAGAGGAACATCAAGTTCTCTCTCTATCAAATTCCAAAGAGCTTTTGTAGCCTTTCccagaagaaaataaagatttcatCTTTTTCATCTCCTGAATTCATGGGTCTAGTACAGGTCAGAAGATTCATTCCttctaaatctctctctctctctctctctctctctctctctctctctctcatctgttGTGTGTCATATCGACGAATTTATTCCTAGATTTGATCTGTCATGTTTCGATTTCCACAGGCATGGCAACAAGGAGTACTAGATTCTGAACAGCTAGAAGTGAAGTGATTGGGACAGAGAATTCATCGATCGATATTCGCTACAAAGAATTTCTACTTTCAGATTCATCTTGTAGGACAGAGTTATACAAGAAGACTTTTGCAGATAAGTTAGAGAGGAGAAGATGTTGAAGCCATATGATAAGGAGTGCATGAAGATGGCCATGCTGAAGCACGAAGAAACCTTCAAACAACAGGTACCTAGAATTACATTTGCTTCTTTTCCACCGTGGTTTAACAACGGTTCCGATTGATGTTGCGAGCATGTTTGTGGCTTGTATTTGGCTTCTCGATGCACCCTTTGTGGATTTGTTAACAAAATTttgttgctgataaaaaaaaatctttgccTTTTAACTCGATTATGTATTGTTCGTGTGCATCTTATTACTTGGGgattttagtttgttttttttcccccccaaGGGAGCAAGCGGGATATAGCCGACTCGCTGTATTTTCCTATTTTAGATCGAATTATGAAACCGTTGCTGTGTTTTTGTGCGAATCGCTCTGTTTAATTCTCGATAGTCACATACATCGCAGGTGTTGGAGCTTCATCGTCTCTACCGGGTCCAGAAATCCCTGATGCGAAGCATAAAAGGCAGCCAGCCGAACAGAGAGAACCAATTAGATAGATGGGAATTTTATTCTAGGAGTCAGATCAGATTGAATCAGGTCAATGAAGTGGAGCTAGAGATTCaagatgaagatgaaggagAAATCCAACTGACATTAGGCCCCTCCAAGTACTACAGGCGAAAGAAAGCCGAGACGCCACCGACTCCAGAGTCTGGACCgagcttttcttcttcctcctcagcAACAAGGGAAGAAGGTTTAACGGGCCACAGATGGGAGCTAACCGCGGCTAACCCCGATGCGAACTCGGGTTTACGAATAGGAAGGAAGAGCAGTTTTGATGTGGAAGGAGAAGATAGGATTAAACAGCTAGATTCTTGGCTTTTCCAACCTCTAAGTCTGAACATGACTTGAAGAAGAATCTTCTCATGGACTAATTCTGTGatgatttttttcccctgtagtttctttcttttcttttcttttcttttttggtcttttgtagTATAATAATGGGTGATGGGAAGTCTTGTGTGAAGTTAGTTCACTTGTAATTCCCTGGCTTTTGAAAGTACCCATTATGGTTTAGAAAAAAGGGTACTTaagtttctgttttcatttctcatgcaaTCAGGCCTATCTGCAAATCAATTTCAGCAGTTTTGGTGGTTATGGCAAGAGGAAAAAAACAGGGGATCCCGCCAGTTTAACCAATCCAATCACAACCGAGGGATGGTTTGTAACAGGAGATTAATCTCTCGTAATAGTagtccctccatcccaaatcaTGTGTTGATTTATTTTTCGGAATTCAATTTACTAAGGGACCATAACCATTGCTCTCTTTAAAATTGAATTTCCGTTCCCTTCAATCGACGTAAGACTTGTCTCATCAACTCACAAGGTAAGGGCAAAGAGAGAATCTCgtacggtttttttttatttgacttaaaaaagggaaaaaaagattgAGATATCATAAATAGTAGACAAACATAATCAGACGAATAAAATACCATATAATGAACAAAAAATGATGATAACATAACATAAACATCACATTTGGGTTGGTATTTCACATGAGAAGGCACATCTTCTTTCAAATCATTTGTTTTGAACATTAAGTAGTTCAGGAAACATGTTTATACAATAAGAGGAGATCACATTTGGGTaggtttttggttgttttcaatAGGCTAATTTTATGACAAACAAAGGAGCCATTTTTCCTACAATAAGGTAGTTGAGAGGAATCTCATTATTGGTTAGAAGGGCCTTGATCTGTTTGTGTCTGCCACTACAAGGACACTAGATTCCCATTCCAAATGAGCAATAATGTTTGAATAAGGTATGTCCTGGATATGATTTCCTTTCCTtggaattaaaaataatctttATGGATTCCCCACCCTTTCAATTGCATACTCTTTTGGATCATATTATGATTGAGGCCAGAAATTGACATGCTCTATTCTAGCCTGTCCTTTTGGTGATTCTTTTACTAAAGTTGTCTACACAAAATgagaaattattttaatttctctcGGAGCACCTCCATCACCACATGGTGCTccagcactgaataattttcttGCGTAAATGTGTGGTGATGAAGGTCCCTATATGGTGCTCCAACACTGAATAACTTTTTGAGTCAAG
This DNA window, taken from Rhododendron vialii isolate Sample 1 chromosome 8a, ASM3025357v1, encodes the following:
- the LOC131298472 gene encoding uncharacterized protein LOC131298472, producing the protein MLKPYDKECMKMAMLKHEETFKQQVLELHRLYRVQKSLMRSIKGSQPNRENQLDRWEFYSRSQIRLNQVNEVELEIQDEDEGEIQLTLGPSKYYRRKKAETPPTPESGPSFSSSSSATREEGLTGHRWELTAANPDANSGLRIGRKSSFDVEGEDRIKQLDSWLFQPLSLNMT